The Dehalococcoidia bacterium DNA window GAGGTGGTGCTGGGAGAAGGCGAGATCAGGGACATCACAAAGAACAAAGTGTTCAAGGCGGAGCAATACCCCGATTTCATGCTCCAGATTATTTCTTCAGGGGGTCTCATAGAATATACCAGGAAGAATATGGAGGCGAGGGGGGCTCAGTGAAATTCAATATCGCGCTGCTTCCCGGCGATGGCGTTGGCCCTGAGGTTGCTGCCGAGGGGGTCAAGGTTCTTGAGGCGGTGGGTAAAAGATTCGGGCACGAGTTCTCATTTCATGATGGAGACATCGGCGGCATAGCCATTGACAAGTATGGGGTCGCCCTGACGCGTGAGACGCTTTCGATGTGCCGGAGATGCGACGCAGTGCTCCTGGGGGCGGTCGGCGGCCCCAAGTGGGATGACCCGATAGCGAAGGTTCGCCCGGAAGACGGGCTTCTCGGTCTCAGAAAGGGTCTCAAGCTTTTTGCCAACCTGCGCCCGGTCAAAGTTCTCCCCCCTCTAATCGATTCCACCACCCTGAAGCCGGAGGCTATAAGGGACGTTGACCTCATGGTGGTGAGGGAGCTCACCGGGGGGATTTACTTCGGCAGGCCCAAAAAGCAGTGGCGGACAGCGAAGGGGAGAAAGGCGGTGGATAGCATGCTCTACTCGGAGCGGGAGATCGAGCGTATCATAAGGGTTGGATTTGAGATGGCGCGCAGTCGGCGAAAGAAGCTGGTCTCGGTGGATAAGGCCAATGTACTGGAATCGTCCCGCCTGTGGCGACAGATCGCCAGCGAGCTCTCCGCAGGTTACCCCGATGTGGAGCTTCAGCATATGCTGATAGATGCCTGCGCCATGAGGCTGATCCAG harbors:
- the leuB gene encoding 3-isopropylmalate dehydrogenase, with the translated sequence MKFNIALLPGDGVGPEVAAEGVKVLEAVGKRFGHEFSFHDGDIGGIAIDKYGVALTRETLSMCRRCDAVLLGAVGGPKWDDPIAKVRPEDGLLGLRKGLKLFANLRPVKVLPPLIDSTTLKPEAIRDVDLMVVRELTGGIYFGRPKKQWRTAKGRKAVDSMLYSEREIERIIRVGFEMARSRRKKLVSVDKANVLESSRLWRQIASELSAGYPDVELQHMLIDACAMRLIQRPADFDVIVTGNMFGDIITDEASMLAGSMGMLPSASLAGVPRAGEMTFGMYEPIHGSAPRRAGQNIANPIATIASAAMMLRYSLGVVEGADAVEEAVSHALEKGYRTYDIMQEGKTQVGTREMGDIVAERVS